One region of Mesomycoplasma ovipneumoniae genomic DNA includes:
- a CDS encoding ABC transporter permease subunit, whose amino-acid sequence MSLKFNLNSFFLQFLLFSFLIIVLIFFLFPLYYLIVNASLPNELQDNPNLTLKIGSNLLENFQNSINDNFWIGISTSILVIMLINFFRIILYSLASFGLWMAKKRLKLTFISLFVAISFIPEISIYIPLARILNNNQLITNSPVFALTVNQIFSFFNFFYLYKSINKIDKKQLLLARIDNLSTFSKIKLIIFPKIKISYYLLIIFTTIQAWNDFLWPNYIFSNRSYQTISTWFQYSGQTSLGFLQNIQAAGSLFTIAVPLFFYIIFSKFINNATANNIK is encoded by the coding sequence TTTTCTACAATTTTTGCTATTTTCCTTTTTAATAATAGTACTTATTTTTTTCCTGTTTCCTTTATATTATTTAATTGTAAATGCTTCCTTGCCTAATGAATTACAAGATAATCCTAATTTGACTTTGAAAATAGGCTCAAATTTACTTGAAAACTTTCAAAATTCCATTAATGATAATTTTTGAATTGGAATTTCCACTTCAATTTTAGTAATTATGCTCATTAATTTTTTTAGAATTATCCTGTATTCACTAGCATCTTTTGGACTTTGAATGGCAAAAAAAAGACTGAAATTAACGTTTATTTCTCTTTTTGTGGCAATTTCTTTTATTCCAGAAATTAGCATTTATATTCCACTTGCAAGAATTTTAAATAACAATCAATTAATAACAAATTCGCCGGTTTTTGCCCTCACAGTTAACCAAATTTTTTCCTTTTTTAACTTTTTCTATCTTTATAAAAGTATTAACAAAATTGATAAAAAGCAACTTTTACTTGCAAGAATTGATAATTTATCAACTTTTTCAAAGATTAAATTGATAATTTTTCCAAAAATAAAAATTTCCTATTATTTATTAATTATTTTTACAACAATTCAAGCTTGAAACGACTTTTTATGACCAAATTACATTTTTTCAAATCGATCATACCAGACAATTTCAACTTGATTTCAGTATTCAGGCCAAACTAGTCTTGGATTTTTGCAAAACATTCAAGCTGCAGGCTCACTTTTTACAATAGCTGTTCCATTGTTTTTTTACATAATTTTTTCCAAATTTATTAATAATGCAACGGCAAACAATATTAAATAA
- a CDS encoding YigZ family protein, whose product MQKIITKEAVFELEIKKSKFISYSFIIKSKEHSEALLTKIQQENKHASHIVYAVCFDLYNCKFSDANEPKGSAGWQIFNILRTKKITNSLIIVVRHMYGSKLGLGLLQNSYKKAAIEVLNFSLVSDFKISYRYLCEIDLEKMNWVLQLIKKNGCTIEKKEFGLKLKIEFKCPLKLEENFELNFKEIIK is encoded by the coding sequence ATGCAAAAAATTATCACAAAAGAAGCTGTTTTTGAATTAGAAATCAAAAAATCTAAATTTATTTCTTATAGTTTCATAATAAAATCAAAGGAACATTCAGAAGCGCTACTGACAAAAATTCAACAAGAAAACAAGCATGCAAGTCATATTGTTTATGCCGTTTGTTTTGATTTATATAATTGTAAATTCAGTGATGCAAATGAGCCAAAAGGTTCAGCGGGATGGCAAATTTTTAACATTTTGCGAACAAAAAAAATTACTAATTCATTAATTATTGTTGTCAGGCACATGTACGGATCCAAATTAGGGCTAGGTTTATTGCAAAATAGTTACAAAAAAGCAGCAATTGAAGTGTTAAATTTTAGTTTGGTTAGTGATTTTAAAATTTCTTATCGTTATTTATGTGAAATTGACTTGGAAAAAATGAACTGGGTACTTCAATTAATAAAGAAAAATGGATGTACAATTGAAAAAAAAGAATTTGGGCTAAAATTAAAAATTGAATTTAAGTGTCCTTTAAAATTAGAAGAAAATTTTGAGCTAAATTTTAAGGAAATAATAAAATAA
- a CDS encoding ABC transporter ATP-binding protein, giving the protein MIQIRNITKRLGTKIILNNISFDIPTNKLTFISGQSGVGKTTLLHIIAKIAKADSGQISFFDKKQQVLKNPNVDIFFQDVNLIENISAIDNVRIGTSILGYKFKQDEFSKNANFLNLDQSVFKTKMENLSGGEKQRIAILRSLNRGSEFILFDEPTAALDKENEQIIFEKIKQMSKNHTVVVISHNTEMVHKYADQIIFLQKDKPPIIKINDTNILEDKNSEQTSETKHKKVAKVVQFKNKLNISPIFVIADISKKLTLTILIIIAFLAAVFSISFAFELNLGTAKVERQQKYTLSLDRNSIEKKSKVAFNQDEIKKISEFESINSLVANRPTTNINLHYENRKINLSQVDVDQIEINTFFKDRIENDLVNFEGKFIENPQEIILSKSTIEKLKIENPLDKTIYLAYDSNKEIEKNQNKIPLKIVGINNGIKSSVTRLDTFNLIDFPSFISTQSIKDLENLVKQNSVDKTKDKNFQLFKEINSYIPSENPQSSALEPFKIPLKNTKVFPRNNLELITGTFPRKVDEILLSTTAIDLNAKYKLKVGDIIQTNSPLNQKFNLLVVGIFDSPDSELFYHEDAQEFYTNFQPTKLTAYLTTTDEQNNLDLDAKNAKFDLKITPPSSLIRVVTSQSLAIISIVNKVTFAVFIIFVIILISFILVYAKTISESKQRMIGILKSLGGSTLLTLFYHTLNIVLISIVVLILSFVIIFPSMESIHILIVGNEFPAASQENLALILLSSWAGLSAAFILIYVLMSLITYKKTTQQLLK; this is encoded by the coding sequence ATGATTCAAATTCGTAACATCACAAAAAGGCTCGGAACAAAAATAATTTTAAATAACATTAGTTTTGATATTCCAACTAATAAATTAACGTTTATTTCTGGTCAATCAGGTGTTGGAAAAACGACACTTTTGCATATAATTGCCAAAATTGCCAAAGCTGACAGCGGGCAAATTTCCTTTTTTGATAAAAAACAACAAGTCTTAAAAAACCCAAATGTTGATATTTTTTTTCAAGATGTGAATCTTATTGAAAATATTTCAGCTATTGATAATGTTCGAATTGGGACAAGCATTTTAGGTTATAAATTTAAGCAAGATGAATTTAGTAAAAATGCAAATTTTTTAAATCTTGATCAAAGTGTTTTTAAAACAAAAATGGAAAATCTCTCTGGTGGTGAGAAACAAAGAATTGCAATTCTTCGTTCTCTAAATCGGGGTTCAGAATTTATTTTGTTTGATGAGCCAACTGCCGCCCTTGATAAAGAAAATGAGCAAATTATCTTTGAAAAAATTAAGCAAATGTCAAAAAATCACACAGTTGTGGTCATTAGCCATAATACTGAAATGGTTCACAAATATGCTGATCAAATAATTTTTTTACAAAAAGACAAACCACCAATTATTAAAATTAATGATACTAATATATTAGAAGACAAAAATTCTGAACAAACTAGCGAAACTAAACATAAAAAAGTTGCAAAAGTAGTTCAATTTAAGAACAAATTAAATATTTCACCGATTTTCGTCATTGCTGATATTAGTAAAAAATTAACCCTTACTATTTTAATTATAATTGCTTTTTTAGCGGCCGTATTTTCAATCAGTTTTGCTTTTGAATTAAATCTTGGAACAGCAAAAGTCGAACGGCAGCAAAAATATACGCTCTCACTCGATAGAAATTCAATTGAAAAAAAATCAAAAGTAGCTTTTAACCAAGATGAAATTAAAAAAATTAGTGAGTTTGAATCAATCAACTCGCTTGTTGCAAACAGACCAACCACAAATATAAACTTGCACTATGAAAATCGAAAAATTAATCTTAGTCAAGTTGATGTTGATCAAATTGAAATTAATACCTTTTTCAAAGACAGAATCGAAAATGATCTTGTTAATTTTGAAGGAAAATTCATTGAAAATCCTCAGGAAATTATTCTTTCAAAATCAACAATTGAAAAACTTAAAATTGAAAATCCATTAGACAAGACAATTTATCTTGCTTATGATTCTAATAAAGAAATTGAAAAAAATCAAAATAAAATTCCGCTAAAAATTGTCGGAATTAATAATGGAATTAAAAGTTCTGTTACCAGATTAGATACTTTTAATTTAATTGATTTTCCATCATTTATTAGCACACAATCAATTAAAGATCTTGAAAATTTAGTTAAGCAAAATTCTGTTGATAAAACAAAAGACAAGAACTTTCAACTGTTCAAGGAAATTAATTCTTATATTCCTAGCGAAAATCCTCAAAGCTCCGCGCTTGAACCATTTAAAATTCCGCTAAAAAATACAAAAGTTTTCCCGCGAAACAATTTAGAATTAATAACTGGAACATTTCCAAGAAAAGTCGATGAAATTCTACTTTCAACAACAGCAATTGATTTAAATGCTAAATATAAATTAAAAGTAGGCGATATAATTCAAACAAACTCGCCTTTAAATCAAAAATTCAATTTACTTGTTGTTGGAATTTTTGACTCACCAGATTCAGAATTATTTTATCACGAAGATGCCCAAGAATTTTATACCAACTTCCAGCCAACCAAACTTACTGCTTATTTAACAACAACTGACGAACAAAACAATCTTGATTTAGATGCAAAAAATGCTAAATTTGATCTCAAAATAACTCCGCCTTCAAGCTTAATTCGTGTAGTAACTAGCCAATCTTTAGCGATCATTTCGATAGTTAACAAGGTTACTTTTGCAGTGTTTATAATTTTTGTTATTATATTGATTTCGTTCATTTTAGTTTATGCCAAAACTATTTCTGAATCAAAACAGAGAATGATTGGAATTCTAAAATCGCTTGGTGGTTCGACTTTATTAACGCTTTTTTATCATACTTTAAATATTGTTTTGATATCAATTGTTGTTCTAATTTTAAGTTTTGTAATTATTTTCCCGTCAATGGAATCGATTCATATTTTAATAGTTGGCAATGAATTTCCTGCCGCATCTCAAGAAAATTTAGCCCTAATTTTATTATCATCCTGAGCCGGACTTTCAGCTGCATTTATTCTAATTTATGTTTTAATGTCCTTAATTACGTACAAGAAAACCACTCAACAGTTGTTAAAATAA